A window from Thermodesulfobacteriota bacterium encodes these proteins:
- a CDS encoding AAA family ATPase: protein MRFSEFVGHPDAKLSLILNAIDFRCGGVLFIGEKGSGKSTLARLFKELLPEDTPFVELPLNITEDRLMGGIDIEKTLSSGKRVLQKGLLCKAHGGVVYVDDINLLPPEILPLLMAAQDKGEVIIEREGFALKYPSRFVLIASMNPEEGNLSPHLLDRFGMCVIWQGLRDAKQRMEVIRKAGGIDLQPHLRQASPDHHLKHKIASARNALAQIAISDPLKEYIADLCRQNLLPGHRGDIYLTYAARAYAAYCGHPEVTQEGVDEVLPLVLTHRVRMLEQMKPVEEPPPAQKERPPEVHERQGSSEDPGRTPESTRSEQPESEGLQNTSVQGVELRPKEEVFEVGHAFKIRRMSFRKDRIYRMASGRRTKTRVKDKGGRYLKSLFRGKDDIAIDATIRASTPFQAMRGRKDRLVIHEEDLRFKQRERKMGHLVVFVLDGSGSMAARRRMVETKGAILSLLMDCYQKRDQVSLIVFRRDRAELVLPPTKSLNFSLKKLTELPVGGKTPLSAGLLEAYKLIRRMEIKAPETRTLLVLITDGRANQALTDLPVGDEIKKVAACLRGNPRTDIVVVDTEDKKGFMRTDLAQQLATYLEADYYTVEGLRSEFLTELIQAKKNARA, encoded by the coding sequence ATGAGATTTAGCGAGTTCGTAGGACATCCGGATGCCAAGCTATCTCTGATTCTGAATGCCATCGATTTCCGATGCGGTGGGGTCCTCTTCATCGGAGAGAAAGGAAGCGGTAAATCGACCCTTGCAAGGCTTTTTAAGGAGTTGCTTCCCGAGGACACCCCCTTCGTCGAACTCCCTCTGAATATAACCGAAGACCGATTGATGGGCGGCATCGACATTGAAAAGACCCTGTCCTCCGGAAAAAGAGTCTTACAGAAAGGGCTCCTCTGCAAAGCCCACGGAGGAGTGGTCTACGTGGATGACATCAACCTGCTTCCGCCGGAAATACTCCCTCTTCTCATGGCGGCTCAAGATAAGGGCGAAGTCATCATCGAGAGGGAGGGATTTGCTTTGAAGTATCCTTCCAGATTCGTTCTAATCGCAAGCATGAATCCGGAGGAAGGGAACCTATCTCCTCACCTCCTGGACCGATTTGGAATGTGTGTGATCTGGCAGGGCTTGAGAGATGCAAAACAGAGAATGGAAGTCATCAGGAAGGCCGGAGGCATAGACCTCCAGCCTCATCTCCGTCAAGCTTCCCCCGACCATCATCTCAAACACAAGATCGCCTCGGCTCGGAACGCTCTTGCACAAATTGCCATCTCCGATCCTTTGAAGGAATATATTGCTGACCTCTGCAGGCAGAATCTTCTTCCCGGACACAGGGGCGATATTTACCTGACCTATGCCGCTCGAGCTTATGCCGCCTATTGTGGACACCCGGAGGTAACCCAGGAAGGGGTAGATGAAGTCCTACCCCTCGTCCTGACACACAGGGTAAGAATGCTGGAACAGATGAAACCCGTCGAAGAACCCCCTCCGGCTCAGAAGGAGCGCCCCCCAGAGGTACACGAAAGACAGGGGTCTTCAGAGGATCCTGGCCGAACTCCTGAGTCGACCAGATCAGAGCAGCCAGAATCAGAGGGGCTCCAAAACACCAGCGTTCAAGGGGTGGAGTTGAGACCGAAAGAGGAGGTCTTCGAGGTAGGCCATGCCTTCAAAATCCGCAGGATGTCTTTTAGAAAGGACAGGATCTATCGGATGGCCTCGGGTAGAAGGACAAAGACCCGGGTAAAGGATAAAGGGGGGCGTTACCTTAAAAGCCTATTCAGGGGAAAGGACGATATTGCCATCGATGCTACGATCCGGGCCTCCACGCCCTTTCAGGCCATGAGGGGGAGGAAGGATAGATTGGTGATCCACGAGGAAGATCTGCGGTTCAAGCAAAGGGAGAGAAAGATGGGCCATCTGGTGGTCTTCGTCCTGGACGGTTCGGGTTCGATGGCTGCCCGCAGGAGGATGGTGGAGACGAAAGGGGCGATCCTCTCCCTGCTCATGGATTGTTATCAGAAGAGAGATCAAGTCTCGTTGATCGTCTTCCGAAGAGACAGGGCTGAACTGGTCCTCCCCCCCACCAAAAGCCTAAACTTCTCTTTGAAGAAATTGACGGAATTACCCGTTGGAGGGAAAACCCCTCTCTCAGCCGGACTCCTCGAGGCTTACAAACTGATTCGTCGGATGGAGATCAAAGCTCCTGAGACGAGGACGCTTCTGGTGCTCATCACGGATGGAAGGGCGAACCAGGCGTTGACCGATTTGCCGGTGGGAGACGAAATAAAAAAGGTAGCCGCTTGTCTCAGAGGCAATCCCCGTACCGATATTGTCGTGGTCGATACGGAGGATAAAAAAGGGTTTATGAGAACCGATCTCGCCCAGCAGCTCGCCACGTATCTTGAGGCGGATTACTACACGGTCGAGGGCTTGAGGTCGGAGTTTCTAACGGAATTGATTCAGGCCAAGAAAAACGCACGGGCTTGA
- a CDS encoding zinc ABC transporter substrate-binding protein, which produces MGSSDISFALSSKGGDREGRRWVVTSDTILSSMAASLLPQIRYAVEAILPPDQCPGHYDMKLSDIEKIGKADLLISFKGMSFFHKVSSGKRAQLWVETGGRNWMVPDAYLFGLEVLAEGLVAHFPEDREEILKRKGEVILRVKEVSRALTEKMKTAGVAGKAMIASSMQKGFLEWMGFRVVGEYGRPESISAREVIRLSKIGREQKAVAVVDNLQSGPEAGKGIAEALGVPHVVLTNFPSEKGYLATLQENVEILLSTLKGRGENPF; this is translated from the coding sequence GTGGGATCTTCCGACATCTCCTTCGCCCTTTCTTCGAAAGGAGGCGATCGAGAGGGAAGGCGTTGGGTCGTCACCTCCGATACGATCCTTTCGAGCATGGCGGCCTCCCTCTTGCCGCAGATTCGGTATGCCGTCGAGGCCATCCTTCCGCCCGACCAGTGCCCGGGCCACTATGATATGAAACTCTCCGATATTGAAAAAATAGGAAAAGCAGACCTCCTGATCTCCTTCAAGGGGATGTCTTTTTTCCACAAGGTCAGTTCGGGTAAAAGGGCGCAGTTGTGGGTAGAGACGGGAGGCCGCAACTGGATGGTTCCCGACGCTTACCTCTTTGGGCTGGAGGTTTTGGCCGAGGGGCTGGTCGCGCATTTCCCGGAAGATCGGGAAGAGATCCTGAAAAGGAAAGGGGAGGTGATACTTCGAGTCAAAGAGGTATCGCGGGCTCTCACGGAAAAGATGAAAACTGCCGGCGTGGCCGGAAAAGCGATGATCGCATCCTCCATGCAAAAAGGGTTCCTGGAATGGATGGGGTTCCGGGTGGTGGGAGAATATGGAAGGCCAGAATCGATCTCGGCCCGAGAAGTGATCCGTCTTTCCAAAATCGGGAGGGAACAGAAGGCCGTCGCGGTCGTGGATAACCTTCAGTCCGGACCGGAGGCGGGCAAGGGGATCGCCGAGGCATTGGGGGTTCCCCATGTCGTCTTGACCAATTTTCCTTCGGAGAAGGGTTACCTTGCCACCCTCCAGGAGAATGTGGAGATTCTCCTTTCGACCCTGAAAGGGAGGGGGGAAAACCCTTTTTGA
- a CDS encoding TonB-dependent receptor plug domain-containing protein codes for MLEEILVIGTPYSNPVTPVNTRYGTQYNLVTEEQIKEQNTYDFQPTMRNVPGVMFRGWNLLGTQTSHSLYIRGRGASHPGADFPIEFDGVPRYGAIFGQVLGDSIAISTIGGMEIYKSPQLHQFGSGYALVNVLPKYLKKEGHEIVLHFSGGSYYTFYESLSGGFKKGPFDVYLSQSLVDTEGHRNPQRWAEVEGRHDRDRGQQQSYYANTGYQLNKEWNLRLLANYVRSKTEAPMPDVKPTPTNGVSWPMAERFDTENFLTTLTLNHEYKQFQGYLKAYWNETDFDLIQELTNGRRYGQGTGGLWSRQEISLYGVRGRERLQLWPGGEMILGTDLDFTELKNTQRTFTGRAVPGINGGQAKRTWDFPDTLLVSPYLAVSQMVGRLDGFYLIPSVGFRYFEHDEFRDKPSSQAGVVTGYKDLRLNLQYSRGVIYPTPVAVMNLVVSTSTVTNPRQYWETIKPEVVNHFEGGLSYTWPKIVTLGATAFYDKGKDRFQAYMFGPIPTLWNDPIGQYKIRGLELTSTTTPFKNLELFAAATWLKARATGNNGVTQEHLPYTPGFQFQAGVAWTFLDHFKLYMDMQHLRDLYQGTVRRSGTLNFTPLTRIDKLDDITLVNARLSYRFHFQPLWLRDSEIFLAVNNLLDKEYEYNKGYPMPGITAFAGMVLKFK; via the coding sequence GTGCTGGAGGAAATCCTGGTCATCGGCACGCCTTACAGCAATCCTGTCACTCCAGTGAATACCCGGTATGGCACCCAGTACAATCTGGTGACCGAAGAACAGATCAAGGAACAGAACACTTATGATTTCCAGCCGACGATGCGCAATGTCCCAGGGGTCATGTTCCGCGGCTGGAATCTTTTGGGAACCCAAACCAGCCACAGCCTTTATATTCGTGGCCGGGGGGCCAGTCACCCGGGCGCGGACTTTCCCATCGAATTTGATGGGGTGCCTCGCTATGGGGCCATCTTCGGCCAGGTCTTGGGGGATAGCATCGCCATCTCCACCATCGGGGGGATGGAGATTTACAAGAGTCCCCAGCTCCATCAATTCGGAAGCGGCTATGCCTTGGTTAATGTTCTTCCAAAATATTTGAAGAAGGAGGGCCATGAAATTGTTCTCCATTTCAGCGGGGGAAGTTATTATACCTTTTATGAGAGCCTCTCAGGGGGGTTTAAAAAAGGACCTTTTGATGTCTACCTGTCTCAGAGTTTGGTGGACACCGAAGGGCATCGCAATCCCCAGCGTTGGGCAGAAGTCGAGGGCCGGCACGACAGGGACAGAGGGCAGCAGCAGAGCTACTATGCCAACACCGGTTATCAACTCAACAAAGAATGGAATCTCAGACTCCTGGCCAATTATGTGAGGAGTAAAACCGAAGCTCCCATGCCGGACGTCAAACCCACGCCGACCAACGGCGTAAGTTGGCCCATGGCCGAACGTTTTGACACTGAAAACTTCCTGACCACCTTGACCCTGAATCACGAGTATAAACAGTTCCAGGGTTATCTCAAGGCCTACTGGAATGAGACGGATTTTGACCTCATCCAGGAGTTAACGAATGGCCGTCGATATGGCCAGGGTACGGGCGGCCTCTGGTCGAGACAGGAAATCTCCCTATACGGAGTTCGTGGAAGGGAAAGACTCCAACTCTGGCCTGGGGGGGAGATGATCCTCGGGACAGACCTCGACTTCACCGAATTGAAAAATACTCAGCGAACCTTCACCGGAAGGGCCGTGCCAGGTATCAATGGCGGACAGGCAAAGAGAACGTGGGATTTTCCCGACACCCTGCTTGTCTCGCCCTACTTGGCCGTGAGCCAGATGGTCGGACGGTTGGATGGGTTCTATCTCATCCCCTCGGTAGGCTTCCGGTATTTTGAACACGACGAGTTTCGGGACAAACCCTCCTCCCAGGCCGGCGTGGTCACCGGATATAAGGATCTTCGCCTCAATCTCCAGTACTCCAGAGGGGTCATCTATCCCACCCCCGTAGCGGTCATGAACCTGGTGGTCAGCACTTCCACGGTGACCAATCCCAGGCAGTACTGGGAGACGATAAAGCCGGAGGTGGTCAATCATTTCGAAGGGGGCCTCAGCTACACGTGGCCTAAGATCGTGACCTTGGGAGCCACCGCCTTCTACGACAAAGGGAAAGACCGTTTCCAGGCCTATATGTTTGGGCCCATTCCGACCCTATGGAACGACCCGATCGGTCAATACAAGATTCGTGGCCTCGAACTTACCAGTACCACGACGCCTTTCAAAAATCTCGAGCTCTTCGCCGCCGCCACCTGGTTAAAAGCAAGAGCGACCGGGAATAATGGCGTCACCCAGGAACATCTCCCTTACACCCCTGGGTTTCAATTTCAGGCTGGAGTGGCGTGGACCTTTCTCGATCATTTCAAGCTCTATATGGATATGCAGCACCTCAGGGACCTCTATCAGGGTACGGTCCGAAGGAGTGGAACTCTGAACTTCACTCCGCTAACGCGGATCGACAAATTGGACGACATCACACTGGTCAACGCCCGTTTGAGCTACCGTTTCCATTTCCAACCCCTCTGGTTGCGCGATTCGGAAATCTTTTTAGCCGTCAATAACCTTTTGGACAAAGAATATGAATATAACAAAGGCTACCCCATGCCCGGGATCACCGCCTTTGCGGGGATGGTCCTGAAGTTCAAATAG
- a CDS encoding AAA family ATPase, translating into MIFPFTAIVGQEEMKTGLILNVIDPSIGGILIMGEKGTAKSTAVRALADLLPEMEGVKDCPFNCHPKEGLCQSCQEKIQTEGHLHYEKKKMRVVELPLGVTEDRLVGSLDIEHALKKGEKRFEPGILAGANRNFLYVDEVNLLEDHIVDLLLDSAAMGVNTVEREGVSFTHPSKFILVGTMNPEEGELRPQLLDRFGLCVEVRSIQDKALRMEILRRRAEFDSRPADFFRAWEAEQKALSQKIMSAKENLNAVNVTEDVLEKIVGVTSALNLDGHRADIVIMKSARALSAFKGKRTIDSEEIREAAQLSLRHRLKRLPFEEIEKGNEQVQAVLSQMGR; encoded by the coding sequence ATGATTTTCCCTTTCACGGCCATCGTCGGCCAGGAGGAGATGAAGACAGGATTGATCTTGAATGTGATCGACCCTTCGATCGGGGGCATCCTGATCATGGGAGAGAAGGGAACGGCGAAAAGCACCGCGGTCAGGGCGCTGGCAGACCTTCTGCCAGAGATGGAGGGGGTGAAAGATTGTCCCTTTAACTGCCATCCGAAGGAGGGCCTCTGCCAGAGCTGTCAGGAGAAGATCCAGACAGAGGGCCATCTCCACTATGAGAAGAAAAAGATGAGGGTGGTGGAGCTCCCCCTCGGAGTTACAGAGGACAGATTGGTGGGGTCCCTCGACATCGAGCATGCCTTGAAGAAGGGGGAGAAGAGGTTCGAACCCGGGATTTTAGCCGGAGCCAACAGGAATTTCCTCTATGTCGATGAGGTCAACCTGCTCGAAGACCATATCGTAGATCTCCTGCTCGACTCGGCGGCCATGGGCGTCAATACCGTGGAAAGAGAGGGCGTTTCTTTTACCCATCCTTCGAAATTCATCCTGGTCGGGACGATGAACCCGGAAGAGGGAGAGCTGAGACCCCAGCTTCTGGACCGATTCGGTTTATGTGTCGAGGTCAGATCGATTCAGGACAAGGCGTTGAGGATGGAGATATTGCGAAGAAGGGCTGAGTTCGATTCCAGGCCGGCGGACTTTTTCAGGGCCTGGGAGGCAGAACAAAAAGCCCTCTCTCAAAAGATTATGAGCGCAAAGGAGAATTTAAACGCCGTCAACGTGACGGAGGACGTTCTTGAAAAGATCGTCGGGGTCACCTCGGCCTTGAATCTGGATGGCCACAGGGCCGACATCGTCATCATGAAATCGGCAAGGGCCCTCTCAGCTTTTAAAGGAAAGAGGACGATCGACTCGGAGGAGATCAGGGAGGCGGCCCAGTTGTCCCTTCGCCATCGGTTGAAAAGACTTCCTTTCGAGGAAATCGAAAAGGGGAACGAACAGGTTCAAGCCGTCCTCTCTCAAATGGGGCGATGA